One stretch of Pseudomonas sp. NC02 DNA includes these proteins:
- the sctS gene encoding type III secretion system export apparatus subunit SctS, whose protein sequence is MGQDVFLSLMKQALMTVLMLSAPALGVAIIVGLSVGLFQALTQIQDQTLPQVVKLVAVLLTIVFLGPVLAGQVAELGSQVLDNFPLWTR, encoded by the coding sequence ATGGGCCAGGACGTTTTCCTGTCATTGATGAAACAGGCACTGATGACCGTGCTGATGCTCTCCGCGCCTGCGCTGGGGGTGGCGATCATCGTGGGTTTGAGCGTGGGCCTGTTCCAGGCGCTGACCCAGATCCAGGACCAGACCCTGCCCCAGGTGGTGAAGCTGGTGGCGGTATTGTTGACTATCGTGTTTCTCGGCCCGGTGCTGGCCGGGCAAGTGGCGGAACTCGGCAGCCAGGTGCTGGACAATTTTCCCTTGTGGACGCGCTGA
- the sctQ gene encoding type III secretion system cytoplasmic ring protein SctQ, with product MIVALADPLAPWLEHYDPALLTLHNQLHRRRHAWQGRCAGQDLSVAWAADPQPLKTPRDVLLLLGQSPVRLRLSAAALEQVLVPLALQFDAQVLPALPRSLLLELAVLDLIERLEPLLGHPVQLLETSDDLRPYAVHLALTLTFGNNPPMAAQLDLSESAAVLVGQLLEQHGQIDADPLPALRHTLSVVAGRQWLSLGELRSLQPGDVLMLEPGSGWLLDLEGRLQARCQRDGSSLQVQEPLNTPLLDMENTMTDVDAAAALDDLPLKLVCQVGSLELTLAQLRELGAGSLLQLNTPTVDGVDLMVNGRRVGQGQLVKIGDGLGVRLLSFATP from the coding sequence ATGATCGTGGCCCTTGCCGACCCGTTGGCGCCCTGGCTTGAGCACTACGACCCGGCGCTGCTCACGCTGCATAACCAATTGCACCGCCGGCGGCATGCGTGGCAGGGCCGCTGCGCCGGGCAGGATCTGAGCGTCGCCTGGGCCGCCGATCCCCAGCCGCTGAAAACACCCCGGGATGTGTTGCTGTTGCTCGGCCAGTCACCGGTGCGCTTGCGACTCTCGGCTGCCGCCCTGGAACAAGTACTGGTGCCGCTGGCGTTGCAGTTCGACGCGCAAGTGCTGCCGGCATTACCGCGTTCGCTGCTGCTGGAACTGGCCGTGCTGGACCTGATCGAGCGCCTCGAACCGTTGCTCGGCCACCCCGTGCAACTGCTCGAAACCAGTGACGACCTGCGGCCTTATGCAGTGCATCTGGCACTGACATTGACCTTCGGCAACAACCCACCAATGGCCGCCCAACTGGACTTGAGTGAAAGCGCTGCAGTGCTGGTGGGCCAGTTGCTGGAGCAGCACGGCCAGATCGACGCCGACCCGTTGCCGGCGTTGCGCCACACGCTGTCGGTAGTGGCCGGGCGGCAATGGTTGAGCCTCGGCGAGCTGCGCAGCCTGCAGCCCGGCGATGTGCTGATGCTCGAACCCGGCAGCGGCTGGCTGCTGGACCTTGAGGGCCGCCTGCAAGCCCGCTGCCAGCGCGACGGCTCGTCGCTGCAGGTGCAGGAACCTCTGAACACGCCCCTTTTGGACATGGAGAACACAATGACTGACGTCGATGCCGCCGCGGCCCTGGACGATTTGCCCCTCAAGCTGGTGTGCCAGGTCGGCAGCCTGGAACTGACCCTGGCGCAACTGCGGGAACTGGGGGCGGGCAGCCTGCTGCAACTGAATACGCCGACCGTGGATGGCGTCGACCTGATGGTCAACGGCCGTCGCGTCGGCCAGGGCCAACTGGTGAAAATCGGTGACGGCCTGGGCGTGCGCCTGCTGAGTTTCGCCACCCCATGA
- a CDS encoding FliI/YscN family ATPase encodes MNLDQLLPRLTERLSQARLRPMQGTVLSIRGVLLRASVAGASIGELCHLRDPVSGRSLSAEVIGFDGDEAILSPIGSMEGLSTRTQITATGESLGVAVGDAQLGRVISPMGEFLDGDGVPPTLNLQTYPLHAEPPAPFSRQLIVRSMALGIRSIDGLLTLAQGQRMGIFGEPGVGKSSLLASIIRNSEADVIVIGLIGERGREVRELLDVQLDATARARTVAVVATSDRPAAERVRAAFVATTLAEYHRDQGRNVLLLMDSLTRFARAQREIGLAVGEPPTRRGYPPSFFATLPKLLERAGPGPAGSITALYTVLTEGDAASDPVAEEARSILDGHIALSAELAQRNYFPAVDVLRSRSRLMEQVAGDEHKRLAMRIRELMARYGEIEMLIRVGEYSAGSDPLADEAITRHGAIEAFLRQNADEPSSPEHTLIRMRQVLA; translated from the coding sequence ATGAACCTCGATCAACTGCTGCCGCGCCTGACCGAGCGGCTGTCCCAGGCCCGCTTGCGTCCGATGCAGGGCACGGTGCTGAGCATTCGCGGGGTGTTGCTGCGGGCCAGCGTGGCGGGCGCGAGCATCGGTGAGCTATGCCACCTGCGCGACCCGGTCAGTGGCCGCAGCCTCAGCGCCGAAGTGATCGGTTTTGATGGCGACGAAGCGATCCTGTCGCCCATCGGTTCCATGGAAGGCCTGTCGACCCGCACGCAAATCACTGCCACCGGCGAAAGCCTGGGTGTGGCCGTGGGCGATGCGCAATTGGGGCGAGTGATCAGCCCCATGGGCGAGTTTCTCGACGGTGACGGTGTACCGCCAACCCTGAACCTGCAGACCTACCCCTTGCATGCCGAGCCACCGGCCCCGTTCTCCCGGCAATTGATCGTGCGCTCCATGGCGTTGGGCATCCGCTCCATCGACGGCTTGCTGACCCTCGCCCAGGGCCAGCGCATGGGCATCTTCGGCGAGCCCGGGGTGGGCAAATCCTCCTTGTTGGCGAGCATCATCCGCAACAGCGAGGCCGATGTGATTGTCATCGGTTTGATCGGCGAGCGGGGCAGGGAAGTGCGCGAACTGCTGGATGTGCAACTGGACGCCACGGCCCGCGCACGCACCGTTGCTGTCGTCGCCACCTCCGACCGCCCGGCCGCCGAGCGGGTGCGCGCGGCATTTGTCGCCACCACCCTGGCCGAGTACCACCGCGACCAGGGCCGCAATGTACTGCTGTTGATGGACAGCCTCACGCGGTTCGCCCGCGCCCAGCGCGAAATTGGCCTGGCCGTGGGTGAACCGCCGACCCGCCGCGGTTATCCGCCGTCGTTTTTTGCCACCTTGCCCAAGTTGCTCGAGCGCGCCGGCCCGGGCCCTGCCGGCAGCATCACCGCGCTGTACACCGTGCTCACCGAAGGCGACGCCGCCAGCGATCCGGTGGCGGAGGAAGCGCGTTCGATCCTCGACGGGCATATCGCCCTCAGCGCCGAACTGGCGCAGCGCAACTATTTCCCGGCGGTGGACGTGCTGCGCAGCCGCAGCCGCTTGATGGAGCAGGTCGCCGGTGACGAACACAAGCGCCTGGCGATGCGCATCCGTGAATTGATGGCGCGCTACGGCGAGATCGAAATGCTGATCCGCGTCGGCGAGTACTCCGCCGGCAGCGACCCGCTGGCCGACGAAGCGATCACCCGCCATGGGGCAATCGAAGCCTTCCTGCGCCAGAACGCCGACGAACCCAGCAGCCCCGAACACACCTTGATCCGCATGCGCCAGGTGCTGGCATGA
- the sctR gene encoding type III secretion system export apparatus subunit SctR — translation MTGYQPNLIEIILVVATIGLIPLAVVTLTGFMKISVVLFLIRNALGVQQTPPNLVLYGIALILSVYVTTPLIGDMYRQVEGRDLNIEHVEQLKDLGDALRPPLQAHLARFANESERGFFVQATETIWSPEARADLRDDDLVVLIPAFVSSELTRAFEIGFLLYIPFLVVDLLVSNVLMAMGMSMVSPNLISIPLKIFLFVSLSGWSRLMHGLILSYG, via the coding sequence ATGACCGGTTATCAGCCGAACCTGATCGAGATCATCCTGGTGGTTGCCACCATCGGGTTGATCCCGTTGGCGGTGGTGACCCTCACCGGCTTCATGAAAATCTCGGTGGTGCTGTTCCTGATCCGCAACGCCCTGGGCGTGCAGCAGACGCCGCCGAACCTGGTGCTGTACGGCATCGCGCTGATTCTCTCGGTGTACGTCACCACGCCGTTGATTGGCGACATGTACCGCCAGGTAGAGGGCCGCGACCTGAATATCGAGCACGTCGAGCAACTCAAGGACCTCGGCGACGCCCTGCGCCCGCCGCTACAGGCGCACCTGGCACGGTTTGCCAACGAGTCCGAGCGCGGCTTTTTTGTGCAGGCCACCGAGACCATCTGGTCGCCGGAAGCCCGTGCCGACCTGCGGGATGACGACCTCGTGGTGCTGATCCCGGCGTTTGTCAGTTCGGAGCTGACCCGGGCCTTCGAGATCGGGTTCCTGTTGTACATCCCGTTCCTGGTGGTGGACTTGCTGGTGTCCAACGTGCTGATGGCGATGGGCATGTCGATGGTCTCGCCGAACCTGATTTCGATCCCGCTGAAAATCTTCCTGTTCGTGTCATTGAGCGGCTGGTCGCGCCTGATGCACGGTTTGATTCTGAGTTACGGCTGA